Proteins encoded in a region of the Methanobrevibacter millerae genome:
- a CDS encoding Ig-like domain repeat protein gives MQKKLLFISIMLIVLCSVSAVSASEINGTDDAVGVDSDVSAPCDIVSASEINGTDEVDSGDLLSAPSTSTVTVSTWSNLKSACTNATQYDTIYVSGGITPPSTKGQISINKNVIIEGLSGSYIGGSSSNNVVTVNYIPFSTTTNGLNITFKNLNFQNINLQNPNFFTSGVLMYFAGNGNYACENCNFNNINGTGNKQSIIYLRQGAGDITNCNFTNNVLSFGTITNFYSSSSSTVNNARMSISDCRFTNNYGSYAPGAINNCGYMDIQNSIFENNGADKWAGAVLSFSNATTNIVNSSFKNNVAGWNGGAIYTYSILNVSDSTFEGNNCTTNNGGGAIGALSYGSTYNVTVDNCIFKNNHNLDSAGYGGAISAMDAGYFHLYYSTFINNTATTGKAIAVREGEYIDDNHTWDENVTLGNPVFGIAYNTFVDVEAHSNDVNIAYVSNNASYIAAHNNTFYTPSEYANLGNQQSNIFNNELLGLSVDDVELIGDSQDTPQWSMDGFDSSNSMESPYGGVSNGILSWNKSYADIFSLVIDKDGYLTIGQINRIDFLNNEGTVEKYMLVKQADYPQMENLKLNCYNIAISSENIINVMGYAHTSNMGNNYEAFYILPEDYNSPGEFKVRFESRTYPDLTGTNFHCVYVIENNEINYICISDGYLAFYTYNREFSETDFSYHNSYDYSDQHHFPPLLNVIVANNKAWATSSDSFIIYDVSNNKINSISAPGIVGTPVADSNGNVYFFTSDSISKADSTNGVTKTQAVTGGTGSRMAISTTNKALYSVNSLGTLYKYSLADLTESEVYDIGSTASTIMTDANGIIYVGSDDGKFYAFDDEGNKKWMVDTESNSAVKNCAMDNEGNIYFYTAENKVYAINQKLEDANLTFETNDTFTTLDNITFTANINSTLDGQNITFTVTGKDVNYKNEYNATIADGAASWNIGALGAGNYEVEAKYNSDGTYATSIIAADFEVSKVTPELSVNINNATVFENASITVTSNNCKGNVTVKVGDETYEDVVIGEEFILPLLPAEIYDVTVTYNEDDVYTEAVNDTEKLEISKVTPELSVNINNGTVFENASITVTSNNCEGKVTVKVGDETYEDVVIGEEFILPLLPVNIYDVSVTYVEDDNYTEAVNDTEKLEITKADAIIIPDVVADAEKSTITLDLPEDATGYVLADVNGTGYYAPVKDGEAVISIPNLEPGNYTAEVTYLGDDNYNNASFEVPLNIPEEPVIEPKDPELKATAENTTVTVTVNKDATGGVIVDVDGTTYYAEIKDGQAIIDVKGLEAGKDYTATVTYTGDDNFTEDETTVEISIPAEPIVEPKDPELKATAENTTVTVTVNKDATGGVIVDVDGTTYYAEIKDGQAIIDVKGLEAGENYTATVTYVGDDNFTEDETTVKISVPKEEEIEPEDASMTVDSTNSTITVELPKDATGYVLVDIDGKGYYAKVTDGKATVDVAGLDAGNYTATVTYTGDDNYKANTSSVAVSIPEEDEPIPEPVTPEMTVKVTNTTIEVTLPKDATGNVLVDVNGQGYYAPVKDGKATVNVIGLDEGNYPATVTYAGDDKYTNASKPASVTVPEDEEPTPEPVNPKADINVSDDAVNVELPKDATGYMLVDVDGKGYYAPVKDGKASIDLPELAPGNHTVTVTYTGDDKYKPATANKTVTVEKEIITVVSENLTKIEKAPDRFEAVFTDSDGNALANKDVTFGLNDITYTRTTDANGKAGMNINLVPGTYSIKTTNPVTNESVTNTITVLPRFTEDSDLVKYFRNDSQYVLKVLDDNGNPAKAGEIVTYNINGVFYNRTTNATGHVKLSINLPPKTYIITAEYKGCKVAHNVTVLPTLTGNDLTKKYGQSGAYEAKLVDGQGKAYANQKIEFNINGVMYQRTTDANGVAKLNINLQAGKYIITASYGQARISNTVTVTA, from the coding sequence ATGCAAAAAAAGTTATTGTTTATTTCAATAATGTTAATAGTGCTTTGCAGTGTAAGTGCTGTAAGCGCTAGTGAAATTAATGGTACTGATGATGCCGTTGGTGTGGATAGTGATGTATCTGCACCTTGTGACATTGTGAGTGCTAGTGAAATTAATGGTACTGATGAAGTTGACAGTGGTGATTTATTGTCAGCACCTTCAACATCAACAGTTACTGTTTCTACGTGGTCGAATTTAAAGAGTGCATGTACAAATGCTACTCAATATGATACAATTTACGTTAGTGGGGGTATAACTCCACCAAGTACAAAAGGTCAAATTTCAATAAATAAAAATGTAATTATTGAAGGATTATCTGGTTCTTATATTGGTGGTTCTTCAAGTAACAATGTTGTAACTGTTAATTATATTCCATTTTCCACAACAACAAATGGATTAAACATTACTTTTAAAAATCTTAATTTTCAAAATATTAACCTTCAAAACCCTAATTTTTTTACTAGTGGTGTTTTAATGTATTTTGCAGGTAATGGGAATTATGCATGTGAAAATTGTAATTTTAATAATATTAATGGTACCGGAAATAAACAATCCATAATTTATTTAAGACAGGGTGCTGGTGATATTACAAATTGTAATTTTACTAATAATGTTTTAAGTTTTGGAACAATTACTAATTTTTACTCATCTTCTAGCTCAACAGTAAATAATGCAAGAATGTCAATTAGTGATTGTAGATTTACAAATAATTATGGGTCATATGCTCCTGGTGCAATTAACAATTGTGGATATATGGATATACAAAATTCAATTTTTGAAAATAACGGTGCTGATAAGTGGGCAGGTGCTGTTCTTTCATTTTCAAATGCAACAACGAATATTGTAAATTCATCATTCAAAAATAATGTTGCAGGATGGAATGGTGGCGCAATATACACATATAGTATATTAAATGTTTCAGATTCTACTTTTGAAGGAAATAATTGTACTACTAATAATGGTGGCGGTGCAATTGGAGCATTATCTTATGGTAGTACTTATAATGTAACTGTTGATAATTGTATTTTTAAAAATAATCATAATTTGGATTCTGCAGGTTATGGTGGAGCTATATCTGCTATGGATGCAGGATATTTCCATTTATATTACAGTACATTTATAAATAATACTGCTACAACAGGTAAAGCTATTGCAGTTCGTGAAGGCGAATATATTGATGATAATCATACTTGGGATGAAAATGTTACATTAGGAAATCCTGTGTTTGGAATAGCATATAATACTTTTGTTGATGTTGAAGCACATAGTAATGATGTAAATATTGCTTATGTATCAAATAATGCAAGTTATATTGCAGCACACAACAATACATTTTATACTCCTTCTGAGTATGCTAATTTAGGCAATCAACAATCAAATATTTTTAATAATGAATTGCTTGGCCTATCTGTCGATGATGTTGAATTAATTGGTGACAGTCAAGATACTCCACAATGGTCTATGGATGGTTTTGATTCTTCCAATTCTATGGAATCACCTTATGGAGGTGTTTCAAATGGAATATTGTCTTGGAATAAGAGTTATGCGGATATTTTTTCGTTAGTGATTGATAAAGATGGATACTTAACAATTGGTCAAATAAATAGAATAGATTTTTTAAATAATGAAGGTACTGTTGAAAAATATATGCTTGTGAAACAGGCTGACTATCCTCAGATGGAGAACCTTAAATTAAATTGTTACAATATTGCTATTTCTTCTGAAAATATTATTAATGTTATGGGCTATGCGCATACATCAAATATGGGTAATAATTATGAAGCATTTTATATTCTTCCGGAAGATTACAATAGTCCTGGAGAATTTAAAGTTCGTTTTGAATCAAGGACTTATCCCGACCTTACGGGTACTAATTTCCATTGTGTTTATGTTATAGAAAACAATGAAATTAATTATATTTGTATTTCTGATGGATATCTTGCATTTTACACATATAATAGAGAGTTCAGTGAGACTGATTTCTCATATCATAACTCTTATGATTATAGTGACCAACACCATTTTCCTCCTCTTTTAAATGTTATTGTTGCTAATAATAAAGCATGGGCTACTTCTTCTGATAGTTTTATTATATATGATGTTTCCAATAATAAAATAAATTCAATCAGTGCTCCAGGTATTGTTGGAACTCCTGTAGCAGACTCTAACGGAAATGTCTATTTCTTTACAAGTGACAGCATTTCAAAAGCAGATTCCACAAATGGAGTTACAAAAACCCAGGCTGTAACTGGCGGAACTGGTTCCAGAATGGCTATAAGTACTACCAACAAGGCTTTATACTCCGTTAACTCATTAGGTACTTTATACAAATATTCCTTAGCTGATTTGACTGAAAGTGAAGTTTATGATATCGGATCTACTGCTTCCACAATCATGACTGATGCTAATGGTATCATCTATGTAGGTAGTGATGACGGTAAGTTCTATGCATTTGATGATGAAGGTAATAAAAAATGGATGGTTGACACTGAATCCAATTCTGCAGTCAAAAACTGTGCAATGGATAATGAAGGTAACATTTACTTCTACACTGCAGAAAACAAAGTTTATGCAATCAACCAAAAATTAGAAGATGCTAATTTAACATTTGAAACAAATGACACATTCACCACTTTAGACAATATTACTTTCACTGCAAATATTAATTCTACTTTAGACGGTCAAAACATTACATTTACCGTTACAGGAAAAGATGTTAATTATAAAAATGAATATAATGCAACAATTGCTGATGGTGCTGCTTCATGGAACATTGGTGCTTTAGGTGCTGGTAACTACGAAGTAGAAGCTAAATATAACAGTGACGGTACCTATGCAACTAGCATTATTGCAGCTGATTTTGAAGTATCTAAAGTAACTCCTGAATTAAGTGTCAATATTAATAATGCTACAGTATTTGAAAATGCATCCATTACTGTAACATCAAACAACTGCAAAGGCAATGTAACCGTTAAAGTAGGCGATGAAACTTATGAAGATGTAGTCATTGGTGAAGAATTTATTTTACCATTATTACCTGCGGAAATTTATGATGTTACTGTAACATACAATGAAGATGATGTTTATACAGAAGCAGTAAACGATACTGAAAAATTAGAAATTAGTAAAGTAACTCCTGAATTAAGTGTTAATATCAATAATGGAACTGTATTTGAAAATGCATCCATTACTGTAACATCAAACAACTGTGAAGGTAAAGTGACTGTTAAAGTAGGCGATGAAACTTATGAAGATGTTGTCATTGGTGAAGAATTTATTTTACCGCTTTTACCAGTAAACATATATGATGTTAGCGTAACATATGTTGAAGATGACAATTATACAGAAGCAGTAAACGATACTGAAAAATTGGAAATTACTAAAGCTGATGCTATAATCATTCCAGACGTTGTTGCTGATGCCGAAAAATCAACAATCACCCTAGATTTACCTGAAGATGCAACTGGTTATGTTTTAGCTGATGTTAATGGAACCGGTTATTATGCTCCTGTAAAAGATGGTGAAGCAGTTATTTCAATTCCTAATTTAGAACCTGGAAATTACACTGCTGAAGTAACATACTTAGGTGATGACAACTATAACAATGCTTCCTTTGAAGTTCCATTAAATATTCCAGAAGAACCAGTAATTGAACCAAAAGACCCTGAACTCAAAGCAACTGCAGAAAACACAACTGTAACTGTTACTGTTAACAAAGACGCAACAGGTGGTGTAATAGTAGACGTTGACGGTACAACTTACTATGCAGAAATCAAAGACGGTCAAGCAATAATCGATGTTAAAGGCCTGGAAGCAGGCAAAGACTACACAGCAACTGTAACCTACACTGGTGATGATAATTTCACAGAAGATGAAACTACTGTTGAAATAAGTATCCCTGCTGAACCAATAGTTGAACCAAAAGACCCTGAACTCAAAGCAACTGCAGAAAACACCACTGTAACTGTTACTGTTAACAAAGACGCAACAGGTGGTGTAATAGTAGACGTTGACGGTACAACTTACTATGCAGAAATCAAAGACGGTCAAGCAATAATCGATGTTAAAGGCCTGGAAGCAGGTGAAAACTACACTGCAACCGTAACTTATGTCGGTGATGATAATTTCACAGAAGATGAGACTACTGTTAAAATCAGTGTTCCTAAAGAGGAAGAAATTGAACCTGAAGATGCTAGCATGACTGTTGATTCAACCAATTCCACAATTACTGTTGAATTGCCTAAAGATGCAACAGGATATGTATTAGTTGATATTGACGGTAAAGGATACTATGCAAAAGTAACTGACGGTAAGGCAACTGTTGATGTTGCTGGCTTAGATGCCGGTAACTACACTGCTACAGTAACATACACTGGTGATGATAACTACAAAGCAAACACAAGCAGCGTTGCTGTAAGCATTCCTGAAGAAGACGAACCAATCCCTGAACCTGTAACTCCTGAAATGACTGTTAAAGTTACAAACACAACCATTGAAGTAACTTTACCAAAAGACGCTACAGGTAACGTATTGGTTGATGTAAACGGTCAAGGTTACTATGCTCCTGTAAAAGACGGTAAAGCAACAGTAAACGTAATCGGTTTAGATGAAGGAAACTACCCTGCAACTGTAACATATGCTGGTGATGACAAATACACCAATGCAAGCAAACCTGCTAGTGTAACTGTTCCTGAGGATGAAGAACCAACACCTGAACCAGTTAATCCAAAAGCAGACATTAACGTTTCTGATGATGCAGTTAACGTTGAATTGCCAAAAGATGCAACCGGTTACATGTTGGTTGATGTTGACGGTAAAGGTTATTATGCTCCTGTAAAAGACGGTAAAGCATCAATTGATTTACCTGAATTGGCTCCTGGAAATCACACAGTCACAGTTACATACACTGGGGATGATAAATACAAACCTGCTACTGCTAATAAGACCGTAACTGTTGAAAAAGAAATCATTACTGTTGTTAGTGAGAATTTAACTAAAATTGAAAAGGCACCTGATAGATTTGAAGCTGTATTCACTGATAGTGATGGTAATGCTTTGGCTAATAAGGATGTTACTTTTGGATTAAATGATATTACTTATACCAGAACCACCGATGCAAACGGTAAGGCTGGAATGAACATTAATTTGGTACCGGGTACATACTCTATTAAGACTACAAACCCTGTTACCAATGAAAGTGTAACAAATACTATTACTGTATTGCCTAGATTTACTGAGGATTCTGATCTTGTGAAATACTTCCGCAATGACAGTCAGTATGTCTTGAAAGTTTTAGATGATAATGGTAACCCTGCTAAAGCTGGTGAAATTGTCACCTACAACATCAACGGTGTATTCTACAACCGTACAACCAATGCAACAGGTCATGTAAAACTTAGCATCAACTTGCCTCCTAAAACTTACATTATTACTGCTGAGTATAAAGGATGTAAGGTTGCTCACAATGTTACTGTTTTACCAACATTAACTGGTAATGACCTTACCAAGAAATACGGTCAATCTGGTGCTTACGAAGCAAAATTAGTTGACGGTCAAGGTAAAGCATACGCTAACCAAAAAATAGAGTTCAACATCAACGGTGTAA